In Armatimonadota bacterium, a single genomic region encodes these proteins:
- a CDS encoding aminodeoxychorismate/anthranilate synthase component II, with translation MILVIDNYDSFTYNLVQYLGQCGAEVVVYRNDQITLEEIVALKPSGILLSPGPCTPNESGICVDILRQALAGAPGFDVPVFGVCLGHQAIGFVTGATVNRANKTMHGKASMVSHDGIGLFEGMPNPFSAIRYHSLVVDRSTVPEGFVVTSRSNDDDEIMGLRHESLPIEGVQFHPESVLTEQGFKMVENFAKRVAQRS, from the coding sequence ATGATCCTGGTTATCGATAACTACGACTCCTTCACCTACAACCTGGTCCAGTATCTGGGACAGTGCGGTGCCGAAGTCGTGGTCTACCGAAACGACCAAATCACCCTTGAAGAAATCGTCGCTCTGAAGCCCTCCGGGATTCTCTTGAGCCCAGGGCCTTGCACCCCCAACGAATCTGGGATCTGTGTCGATATTCTTCGCCAAGCTCTTGCCGGGGCTCCGGGATTCGACGTTCCGGTGTTTGGTGTCTGCCTTGGTCACCAGGCGATCGGGTTCGTCACCGGTGCCACCGTTAATCGAGCGAACAAGACGATGCACGGAAAGGCGTCGATGGTTTCACACGACGGCATTGGACTGTTTGAGGGAATGCCAAATCCGTTTTCGGCGATCCGCTACCACTCGCTTGTAGTGGATCGCTCGACCGTTCCGGAGGGGTTTGTTGTGACCTCCCGATCGAACGATGACGACGAGATCATGGGGCTTCGTCACGAGTCGCTGCCGATTGAAGGGGTTCAGTTCCACCCCGAGTCGGTTCTCACCGAACAAGGGTTTAAGATGGTCGAGAACTTTGCCAAGCGCGTGGCTCAGCGGAGTTGA
- a CDS encoding pitrilysin family protein, whose amino-acid sequence MPILATFALTTVLAGQASGGIKVPFEKYTLPNGMKVILHVDKTLPVATINTWFYVASKDEPERRSGFAHLFEHLMFMGTKRVPNGEFDQIMEKAGGYNNASTSTDRTNYFSFGPSNILPTLLWLDADRLEALAENMTEKKVDLQRDVVKNERRQNVENEPYGKAQEAMPGLLYPKGHPYSTSVIGSHEDLTAASVQDVKDFFNQFYVPNNASLIVAGDFDPAKIKPVIAKLFGTLPRKNDIGRKLVQPFKFESRTVTMVDAVSAPKSFLCYHTPAYGKVGDLALKATGTILAGGLASRLQQEVVSKLGLASDVSAYQDSSYLGSVFYIDATVAEGKSQVEMERAIDRVVAGLAKSGPTADELKRVVASRESATARTLQSLDQKADKMNEYEFYYGTPDYFQKEIDAYKALTPAAVKQAVANSLVGKPRLTLRVVPESTSAEQNPRDTQPSIDEAGTFTSPKPTDIGGIRYWSRAGVPQVTVSVQYSQGTFADPKGKEGLVNLATEMMVRGAKGKSASDTSALLDALGANLNVTTGTSGTTFSLTAPLSNASAAIDLMVDSILSPTLADSDFKDLKDEVMAQVKQENDNPNSVARKVAMREFFGATHPYARPASGTEASLKAITLKDVKAVVTQVRASGNSILAAGGMSITQAKSLLATKLAKLKGAKSASYQSFAAPSVSKSRLVIVDRPNAVQTVIGLYFPGLKESDAEATPLDAVTTILGGSFTSRLNQNLREDKGYTYGAGASMTANASFGYLRLSSSVRTDVTGASLKEFIKELDRIQSMDVTETEAGKAGKLIRTNIVTGYGSLNEIVGTALGLEAMGTTQTKQDAKLVAVSKLTAAQLNAIGKRMYNRSNSLIVLVGDKKAILEQIKGLDLPKPEFVNP is encoded by the coding sequence ATGCCGATTCTCGCTACATTCGCACTCACTACGGTTCTCGCTGGCCAAGCCAGCGGCGGAATCAAGGTCCCCTTCGAGAAGTACACCCTCCCGAACGGAATGAAGGTAATTCTTCACGTTGATAAGACGCTGCCCGTAGCGACGATCAACACATGGTTTTACGTCGCCAGCAAAGACGAGCCCGAGCGAAGAAGCGGCTTTGCCCACCTCTTCGAGCACCTCATGTTCATGGGAACCAAGCGGGTTCCGAACGGCGAATTCGACCAGATCATGGAGAAGGCTGGAGGATACAACAACGCCTCAACCTCTACGGATCGAACGAACTATTTCTCCTTCGGTCCCTCGAACATTCTTCCCACTCTGCTCTGGCTGGATGCAGATCGGCTTGAAGCTCTCGCCGAAAACATGACCGAGAAGAAGGTCGATCTCCAGCGCGATGTCGTGAAGAACGAGCGACGGCAGAATGTTGAGAACGAACCCTACGGCAAAGCCCAGGAGGCCATGCCTGGCCTGCTCTATCCCAAGGGTCACCCCTACAGCACATCGGTGATTGGTTCCCACGAGGACTTGACTGCGGCATCGGTGCAGGATGTTAAAGACTTCTTTAACCAGTTTTACGTCCCGAACAACGCATCTCTGATCGTCGCTGGCGACTTTGATCCCGCAAAGATCAAACCTGTAATTGCGAAATTGTTTGGCACGTTGCCTCGCAAGAACGATATCGGACGCAAACTGGTCCAGCCGTTCAAGTTTGAAAGCCGCACCGTTACGATGGTGGACGCTGTTTCCGCGCCCAAATCCTTCCTCTGCTACCATACGCCAGCATACGGCAAAGTGGGTGATCTCGCCTTGAAAGCCACGGGGACAATTCTCGCTGGCGGACTCGCCAGCCGATTGCAACAGGAAGTCGTCAGCAAGCTAGGACTCGCCTCAGACGTCTCTGCTTACCAAGACTCCAGCTACCTCGGCTCGGTGTTCTACATTGATGCAACGGTTGCTGAGGGTAAGTCTCAAGTCGAAATGGAACGCGCAATCGACCGTGTCGTCGCCGGACTAGCCAAAAGTGGACCAACCGCCGACGAACTCAAGCGCGTCGTCGCCAGCCGAGAAAGCGCAACGGCGCGCACGCTCCAAAGCCTCGATCAGAAGGCGGACAAGATGAACGAGTACGAATTCTACTACGGAACGCCTGACTACTTCCAGAAGGAGATCGACGCTTATAAGGCCCTGACTCCAGCGGCAGTGAAGCAGGCAGTGGCGAACTCGCTAGTTGGCAAACCTCGCTTAACTCTGCGCGTCGTGCCAGAATCGACCTCCGCCGAGCAGAATCCCCGCGACACCCAGCCGTCGATTGATGAAGCAGGAACGTTTACTTCTCCAAAGCCAACCGACATCGGTGGCATCCGCTATTGGAGCCGCGCTGGTGTCCCTCAGGTGACTGTAAGCGTCCAGTATTCCCAAGGCACATTTGCCGATCCCAAAGGTAAAGAAGGGCTCGTCAACCTGGCAACTGAGATGATGGTTCGCGGTGCAAAGGGAAAGTCGGCCAGCGACACCTCTGCACTCCTTGACGCCCTCGGAGCAAACCTGAACGTCACGACTGGAACTTCGGGAACGACCTTCAGCCTGACCGCCCCTCTCTCCAATGCGTCCGCGGCCATCGACCTCATGGTCGACTCAATCCTCTCGCCAACGCTGGCAGATTCCGATTTCAAGGACCTCAAAGACGAAGTGATGGCCCAGGTGAAGCAGGAGAATGATAACCCTAATTCCGTCGCCCGAAAGGTCGCAATGCGCGAGTTCTTTGGCGCAACCCACCCCTACGCCCGTCCGGCAAGCGGAACTGAAGCTAGCCTGAAAGCAATCACCCTGAAGGATGTTAAGGCGGTTGTCACCCAGGTACGAGCAAGCGGAAACTCGATCCTCGCCGCCGGAGGCATGTCGATCACGCAGGCAAAATCTCTGCTCGCAACGAAGCTTGCAAAGCTGAAAGGTGCTAAGTCGGCAAGCTATCAGAGCTTCGCCGCACCCAGCGTCAGCAAATCCCGCCTCGTGATCGTGGATCGGCCGAATGCGGTTCAAACCGTTATTGGCCTCTACTTCCCCGGCCTCAAAGAGAGCGATGCCGAGGCTACTCCTCTAGATGCCGTGACAACCATCCTCGGAGGTTCGTTCACCAGCCGGCTAAACCAGAACTTGAGGGAAGACAAAGGCTACACCTACGGAGCTGGAGCGTCAATGACCGCAAATGCCAGCTTCGGGTACCTCCGACTGAGCTCGTCGGTTCGTACCGACGTGACAGGGGCTTCGCTCAAGGAGTTCATCAAGGAACTTGACCGGATTCAGTCCATGGATGTCACCGAAACAGAAGCTGGCAAGGCGGGCAAGCTGATCCGAACCAACATTGTCACGGGATACGGCTCCTTGAACGAAATCGTGGGAACGGCTCTCGGCCTCGAGGCAATGGGAACAACTCAAACCAAACAGGATGCAAAACTAGTTGCTGTCTCCAAGCTCACCGCGGCCCAACTGAACGCAATCGGGAAGCGAATGTACAATCGCTCGAATTCTCTGATCGTCCTCGTTGGCGACAAGAAAGCAATCCTCGAGCAGATCAAGGGGCTTGATCTGCCGAAGCCCGAGTTCGTTAACCCTTAA
- a CDS encoding LON peptidase substrate-binding domain-containing protein, with amino-acid sequence MSEEHPEIPIFPLHAVLFPHSRLQLHIFETRYRQMVSHCIASGGYFGVALIRIGEESGEPAEPYLVGTLVRIVDVHTYTDGRFDINVLGLSRFRIRHLDETMPYLTAQVEPLIESTVSNEDELDVLAKECRQLCENLIRHQLRVAEMDIDVRFPDGPEGLSYSIANLLDFTLLQKQSFLEMTDTVSRLEAMHAYLADLNIPSETEPKRLRAIDLRDWVSVN; translated from the coding sequence ATGAGCGAAGAACACCCGGAAATTCCGATCTTTCCGCTGCACGCAGTGCTGTTCCCTCATTCACGCCTACAACTTCACATTTTTGAGACCAGGTACCGCCAAATGGTGTCGCATTGCATCGCTTCTGGTGGGTATTTCGGCGTAGCTCTGATCCGCATCGGCGAAGAAAGCGGGGAGCCCGCTGAGCCGTATCTCGTTGGGACCCTCGTGCGGATCGTTGACGTTCACACCTATACCGATGGACGGTTCGATATCAATGTTTTGGGACTAAGCAGGTTTCGTATTCGCCATCTGGATGAGACGATGCCTTATCTCACCGCTCAGGTTGAACCACTCATAGAATCGACCGTCTCGAACGAAGATGAGTTAGATGTTTTGGCAAAGGAGTGTCGCCAGTTGTGCGAGAACCTGATTCGCCACCAGTTAAGGGTGGCCGAGATGGACATCGACGTTCGCTTCCCGGACGGGCCGGAAGGGCTGTCGTACTCGATAGCTAACCTATTGGACTTCACCCTGCTGCAGAAGCAGTCATTCTTGGAGATGACGGACACAGTTTCTCGGCTTGAGGCGATGCACGCTTACTTGGCTGACCTAAACATCCCGAGTGAGACGGAGCCGAAGCGACTTCGAGCGATTGATTTGAGAGACTGGGTTTCTGTTAATTAG
- a CDS encoding aminotransferase class I/II-fold pyridoxal phosphate-dependent enzyme, with translation MIENSVDPGTRLNADRMQHPSGHVNTPISDSAMFAFGTGAEMTEMFEVGIPGRFLYSRHANPSCAALAVKLAALEGTESALVTASGMSAIACAILQTCSVGDHIIASRTVYGGTYALLDNFLPRFGITTSFIDINDGASLASALTPNTKMVFAETMSNPLLAVCDIPSLATFAQQNGLTLMIDNTFAPLICSPAEHGADIVIHSLTKYINGMGDHLGGVICGGESLIQSLMDVNTGATMLLGPSMDAGVAADVRKNLQSLPVRVRQHSANALKVAGRIQESGFRVVYPGLVSHPDFERLGSLANTGYGAGAVMTLDCGSRDRADVLMQRLKEAGVGFLAVSLGYVHTLFSMPACSTSSEIPASERERMGLSEGFVRFSIGIDADGDWLASQIVDITKSVLS, from the coding sequence ATGATCGAAAACTCAGTTGATCCCGGAACACGGTTGAATGCTGACCGGATGCAACACCCCTCGGGTCACGTCAATACCCCGATCTCTGACTCGGCGATGTTTGCATTTGGAACGGGGGCCGAGATGACCGAGATGTTTGAAGTCGGAATCCCCGGGCGGTTCCTCTATTCTCGTCACGCCAATCCGAGCTGCGCGGCACTTGCGGTTAAGCTCGCCGCATTGGAAGGGACCGAATCCGCCTTGGTGACGGCCTCGGGGATGTCCGCAATTGCGTGCGCGATTCTTCAAACCTGCTCTGTTGGCGACCACATCATCGCCAGCCGAACTGTGTACGGTGGCACGTATGCACTTCTCGACAACTTCCTTCCACGTTTTGGAATCACCACCTCTTTCATCGACATCAACGATGGCGCGTCCCTTGCTTCGGCTTTGACGCCGAACACCAAAATGGTCTTCGCCGAGACGATGAGTAATCCTCTGCTGGCGGTGTGCGATATTCCTAGCCTAGCTACTTTTGCGCAGCAGAACGGGTTGACGCTCATGATTGACAACACGTTTGCGCCGCTCATTTGCAGCCCCGCTGAGCACGGTGCAGATATCGTCATTCACAGCCTCACGAAGTACATCAATGGCATGGGTGACCACCTTGGGGGCGTCATTTGTGGCGGTGAATCTCTTATTCAATCCTTAATGGATGTCAACACCGGAGCGACGATGCTGCTGGGGCCCTCGATGGATGCTGGCGTCGCTGCGGATGTCCGAAAGAACCTCCAATCTCTGCCCGTGAGAGTGCGTCAGCATTCGGCCAATGCGCTCAAAGTTGCGGGCAGGATCCAGGAGTCAGGTTTTCGAGTTGTGTATCCGGGTCTGGTTTCGCATCCTGACTTCGAGCGACTTGGCTCTTTGGCGAATACAGGCTATGGAGCGGGGGCAGTTATGACCCTCGACTGCGGAAGCCGCGACCGGGCCGACGTGCTGATGCAGCGCCTGAAAGAAGCCGGGGTCGGCTTCTTGGCAGTCTCGTTGGGTTACGTTCACACGTTGTTCTCGATGCCCGCCTGCTCAACCTCTAGCGAAATCCCCGCCTCGGAAAGGGAGCGAATGGGACTGAGCGAGGGATTTGTGCGGTTTTCAATTGGGATCGATGCGGACGGCGATTGGCTTGCCTCGCAGATTGTCGACATCACTAAATCGGTTCTCTCGTAG
- a CDS encoding DUF1003 domain-containing protein, which translates to MGIYKRRHQHRTKDQVLAEPKPVLNPNREHCDKLSPLEILALKITDKVGSPSFFLLIFTWTVCWVSYNAFAPHFGLEAFDPFPAFVAYLLISNVIQILLMPLIMVGQNLQSRHSELRAESDFEVNVRAEHEITEILLRLEKHQEMMEQILKRLDAKS; encoded by the coding sequence ATGGGCATCTACAAACGCAGGCATCAACACCGAACCAAAGATCAAGTTCTGGCGGAGCCGAAGCCGGTTCTCAACCCAAACCGCGAGCACTGCGACAAGCTGAGTCCGCTAGAAATTCTCGCGTTGAAGATCACCGACAAGGTCGGCTCGCCGTCCTTCTTCCTCTTGATCTTCACCTGGACAGTGTGTTGGGTTTCCTACAATGCGTTCGCCCCACATTTTGGGCTCGAAGCGTTCGATCCGTTCCCTGCCTTTGTCGCCTATCTCCTCATCTCAAACGTGATTCAGATTCTGCTCATGCCGCTCATCATGGTCGGCCAGAATCTGCAGTCCCGTCACAGCGAGCTTCGGGCGGAAAGTGATTTTGAAGTCAACGTGCGAGCCGAGCACGAAATCACCGAGATTCTACTGAGGCTCGAAAAGCATCAAGAAATGATGGAGCAAATTTTGAAACGCTTGGATGCGAAATCCTAA
- a CDS encoding ATP-binding protein, producing the protein MPEELSNSQLRINELQAEVDRLNRRISELETDKNLPVSQRSEQSVDVTPIDQADITLRRLVQRIAMILQAEKIVIMFHDREIGELKGIPPAFGLDEAHLAAFKVRATHGISGKVFREGEALIYHDIESHEESREESYGLLHVSNGVCVPLIIEKRDEENRVIEKSTIGVLHAFNKRHGEDFNDEDVRLLERMARNVGSIIANLQMYREVVEEKEELAQTFESLTSGLVLVSTEGRLSQVNATARAVFQAPQDALGKHMNEVIKDSAVVDAIQKLIDGTDPGKVETYVVLGNSERIYESQFASVTGQDGKGIGVVAILADVTEIRNIDRMKSSFVAMASHELRTPLTAIKGFSSTLLEGIDEDMYTKDDQREFLGIVVGECDRLRRLIDDLLNTSRIEAGESLSPNYGHVDVTDLIHKVAMVQKQATSKHTIKVEIENPLPKLIVGDQDKMDQILTNLMNNAIKYSPNGGDVIIHARNEGKTLLIGVKDQGLGIPKDHLGKVFEKFHRVNNDDNRKIYGTGLGLFLVKHLVEQVHMGKIWCESEVGVGSDFMFRIPTDIDIEEAKAANQ; encoded by the coding sequence ATGCCTGAAGAACTGTCAAACAGTCAACTGCGGATAAACGAGCTGCAAGCGGAAGTAGATCGTCTCAATCGCCGAATTAGCGAGCTAGAGACCGATAAGAATCTGCCCGTTTCGCAGCGATCCGAGCAGTCCGTCGATGTCACCCCAATCGACCAGGCCGACATCACTCTTCGCCGGCTCGTCCAGCGCATCGCGATGATCCTCCAGGCGGAAAAGATCGTCATCATGTTCCACGACCGAGAAATCGGCGAGCTGAAAGGCATCCCGCCAGCTTTTGGTCTCGACGAAGCTCACTTGGCTGCGTTCAAAGTTAGAGCAACTCACGGCATCTCCGGCAAGGTCTTCCGCGAAGGCGAAGCTCTAATTTATCACGACATCGAGTCCCACGAAGAGTCACGCGAGGAGTCGTACGGATTGCTTCACGTTTCCAATGGCGTCTGCGTACCGCTCATCATCGAGAAGCGCGACGAAGAGAACCGAGTCATTGAGAAGTCGACCATCGGCGTACTTCACGCATTCAACAAGCGACACGGTGAAGACTTCAACGACGAGGACGTTCGGCTCCTAGAGCGCATGGCGCGAAACGTTGGCTCGATCATCGCCAATCTCCAGATGTACCGCGAGGTGGTCGAAGAGAAGGAAGAGCTTGCTCAGACCTTCGAGTCTCTGACCTCCGGACTGGTTCTGGTTTCAACCGAAGGTCGGCTCAGCCAGGTCAACGCCACCGCCCGTGCGGTGTTCCAAGCTCCACAGGATGCTCTCGGCAAGCACATGAACGAGGTCATCAAGGACTCGGCGGTTGTGGATGCCATCCAGAAGCTCATCGACGGCACCGATCCCGGCAAAGTTGAGACCTACGTGGTGCTCGGCAACAGCGAGCGGATCTATGAGTCCCAGTTTGCAAGCGTGACCGGGCAAGACGGTAAGGGAATCGGCGTCGTCGCAATCCTTGCCGACGTGACCGAGATCCGAAACATCGACCGCATGAAGTCCTCGTTCGTTGCCATGGCTTCGCACGAGCTGCGAACCCCGCTTACCGCGATCAAAGGCTTTTCATCGACTCTACTCGAAGGCATCGACGAGGACATGTATACCAAGGACGATCAGCGAGAGTTCCTTGGCATCGTTGTTGGCGAGTGCGACCGACTTCGCCGCCTGATTGATGACCTGCTCAACACAAGCCGAATCGAGGCGGGCGAATCGCTCAGCCCGAATTATGGCCACGTCGACGTCACAGACCTTATTCATAAGGTCGCGATGGTTCAAAAGCAAGCAACCAGCAAACACACCATAAAGGTGGAAATCGAAAATCCGCTTCCAAAGCTGATCGTAGGCGATCAAGACAAGATGGATCAGATTCTCACGAACCTGATGAACAACGCCATCAAATACTCGCCAAACGGTGGCGACGTGATTATCCATGCCCGAAACGAAGGCAAGACCTTGTTGATTGGTGTCAAGGATCAGGGACTTGGAATTCCAAAGGATCATCTCGGCAAAGTCTTCGAGAAGTTCCATCGAGTCAACAATGACGACAACCGAAAGATTTATGGAACGGGCCTGGGCCTATTCTTGGTTAAGCACTTAGTCGAGCAGGTTCACATGGGCAAAATCTGGTGCGAATCTGAAGTCGGCGTCGGGTCGGACTTTATGTTCCGAATTCCGACGGATATCGACATCGAAGAAGCCAAGGCTGCAAACCAGTAA
- a CDS encoding glycosyl hydrolase 53 family protein, which yields MIFAALALAPTYYRGVDASFIPEYRDLKAEFFVGAKKTEPLTAFAGAGVNILRLRVWVNPPKGYCDLAHTLQMAKEAKGVGMETLIDFHYSDDWADPQHQITPLAWQKMNLKELCEATRAHTKQVLDALIKQGTPPKLVAIGNEIRNGMMWPLGKLPEGGYDNLAALLKAGLQGAAQAEGKRDRWQTQIHHDSGGDAKACRVFFDNLKSCGVKYDTIGLSYYPWWHGTFDQLRENLATLAERYRKPVMVAETAYPFSFKWADDTGNFVWEKTDMKCAIPATPEGQALFLRELHKVVRATPRGLGAGVIYWAPEYVAHPGMKTPYENLALFDFEHRLLPGAAALAGR from the coding sequence GTGATTTTCGCTGCACTCGCTCTCGCTCCGACTTACTACAGAGGGGTCGATGCCTCATTCATCCCAGAATATCGGGATCTGAAGGCGGAGTTCTTTGTGGGTGCAAAGAAGACTGAACCTTTGACCGCGTTCGCCGGGGCCGGTGTCAATATTCTGAGGCTGCGGGTTTGGGTGAACCCGCCCAAGGGGTACTGTGACCTGGCTCATACGCTCCAGATGGCGAAGGAGGCCAAAGGGGTCGGGATGGAGACCCTGATTGACTTCCACTATTCCGACGACTGGGCCGATCCTCAGCACCAGATCACGCCTTTGGCGTGGCAGAAGATGAACCTAAAAGAGCTCTGCGAGGCGACTCGGGCTCATACCAAACAGGTTTTGGATGCATTGATCAAACAAGGCACTCCTCCGAAACTGGTCGCAATCGGGAACGAGATACGTAATGGGATGATGTGGCCGCTCGGCAAGCTTCCTGAAGGCGGCTACGACAATCTGGCGGCGTTGCTTAAAGCCGGTTTGCAAGGCGCGGCACAAGCCGAAGGTAAGCGAGATCGCTGGCAGACTCAAATCCACCACGATTCGGGCGGTGACGCCAAGGCCTGCCGAGTATTTTTTGACAACTTGAAGTCCTGCGGGGTGAAGTACGACACGATCGGTCTGAGCTACTACCCCTGGTGGCACGGCACGTTTGACCAACTGCGCGAAAACCTAGCGACGCTTGCAGAGCGGTACCGCAAGCCGGTGATGGTTGCCGAAACGGCTTACCCGTTCAGCTTCAAATGGGCGGACGACACCGGAAACTTCGTGTGGGAGAAGACGGATATGAAGTGTGCGATTCCTGCTACACCGGAAGGTCAGGCACTGTTTCTGCGCGAGCTTCACAAAGTCGTTCGAGCGACTCCGCGTGGACTAGGTGCAGGAGTGATTTACTGGGCTCCGGAGTACGTCGCGCATCCGGGTATGAAGACACCATACGAAAACCTGGCGCTCTTCGACTTTGAACATCGCCTTTTGCCGGGGGCTGCCGCACTCGCCGGACGTTAG